Genomic window (Sandaracinaceae bacterium):
TCGCGATGCGCACCGCGGGCCGTCTCGTGCCCGGATGCCCCTGCAGGATCACCGTGAAGGCGACGAAGGCGACCCGCACTCCGTCTCGCTCCACGATGACCGGCCCCGCCGCCTCCTCTTCGTCCGCGGCGGCGCCCACGGGCGCGATGCCCTCGCGGCGCAGCACCTCGAGGGTGTGCACCATGCCGGTGTCGCGCTGGTCCCACGCGTGGTTGTTGGCGACGCTCAGCACGTCCAGGCCCGCCCGCGCCAGCGCGCCCGCGGCCTCGGGCGGCGCGCCGAGCCTCGGGGGATCACCCCGCATCGGCTCGCGGTCGACGCTGAGCGGGGTCTCGAGGTTGGCGAACGCGATCTCCCGGTCGGAGACGGTCTCGCGGAGACCGGCGAAGAGCCGGTCGAAGCCGTGCGCCGCCGCCGCCTCGACCACGCGCGTGTGGAACAGCACATCCCCGCTCGCGCCGATGATGACGTGACGCGGCCGCTGCTGCGCGCGCAGGGGCAGGCTGGCCGCGCCCAGGGCGAGGGCGGCGAGCGAGAGCGCGAACACGAAGGGGGCGCGTCGAACGGCGGCGCGGCGCATCGCCGCAAGGTGATCCCAGGGGGGCACGCGAGTCAAATCCCGCGCGGCTTGGCCGCTTCGACGGTGGCGGCCGAGTCGTCTCGGTGCGTCGCGCTGCCACGCCCCGCCAGGGCCCGCCCCGTCGGGGCCCGGCGGCACACGCGCTGCACCACGGGGACGCATGAACACCAAACCGATGCCCGACGGCCCCGCCCCCTCGCTCGAGCTCCAGCTGACGGACGGGACGACATGGTCTCTCGACGCGCAGCGCCCCGAGAGCTTCACCATGATCGTCATGTACCGGGGCAAGCACTGCCCGGTCTGCGAGAAGTACCTGAAGACCGCGCAGACGCTGGCCGACCGCTACGAGGAGCTGGGCGTGAGCCTCGTCGCCGTGAGCATGGACGACCTGGAGCGCGCGAAGGACTCGAAGGAGGAGTGGGGGATCGACCGCTTCCCCGTCGCCTACGGCATGAGCGAGGCCACCGCCCTCGCCTGGGGCCTCTACCTCTCCGACTCCATCAAGGAGGAGGAGCCCCGGCGCTTCAGCGAGCCTGGACTCTTCCTCGTGCGCCCCGACGGCACCCTGCACTACGCCGCGATCAACTCCATGCCGTTCGGGCGTCCCGACCTCGAGGACATGGCCGACGCGATCGAGTTCGTGCTCGAGAAGAAGTACCCCGCGCGCGGACGCGTCGCCGCCTGACGGCGCTCGCGCTCTCTCTGCCATCGACGCCGCTCCCCCCGGGAGGCGGCGTCTCTCGTCGAGCGCCGCAGCGCCATCTCGCCGCGGTGGCGCGACCGTCGCACCTCGCCACAGGGAGCGGAGGCGCGCGACCCGCGAAGACCCGGCCCACGCTCAAGCCAGGTGAAGAGGGGTCGGCACGAGCGATGCAGTGCCCCGGGTGACTGACACGAGGCGCGGCCCGTATGTGCGCGCCACTACGGAGGAAGAGAACATGACTACGAAATGGATGACCGCGCTCGGAATCTTCGCCGCTCTGGGCCTGACCGCCTGCAGCGAGCGCACGGAAGGCCACCTCGAGCAGAGCGGGCGCAGCCTCGGCGAAGCGACCGAGTCTGCGGCCGAGGACATCGATCGCGCCGGCGAGCACGCCGAGGCCGAGGCGGCCGAGGACTGGAACGAAGCCGAGCGTGAATGGAACCAGGAGACCCGCGAAGCGGATCGCGCGATGGACCGCGCCGAGAACGACGTCGAGCGCGAGGTCGCCGGTGCGCGCGCGGAGATGGAGGCCGAGGCCGAGGCCCTCGAGCGCGCGGAAGAAGAAGGTGACCGCGCGGAGGCCGAGGCAGAGCGCCGCTACTGATCGCGCCGCTCACTCCACCCCCACCGATTGACCCCCAAGGAGGAAGAACACCCATGAGGACCCCACAGGCCCTACGCAACAGACCCTGGCTCGAGCCGGCCGCACGCGCCGGCTACGTGGCCAAGGGCATCATCTACGCCCTGATCGGCGGCCTCGCGATCGCGCAGGTCGTGGAGAGCGCGGGCAGCATCGGCGGCGGCCGCAACGCCGTCCAGACCATCGGCCAGCAGCCCTTCGGGCAGATCCTGCTCGTGATCATCGGTGTCGGCCTCTTCGCCTACGCCCTCTGGCGCGCGGTCCAGGCCATCTTCGATCCCGAGGACGCGCAG
Coding sequences:
- a CDS encoding CapA family protein produces the protein MRRAAVRRAPFVFALSLAALALGAASLPLRAQQRPRHVIIGASGDVLFHTRVVEAAAAHGFDRLFAGLRETVSDREIAFANLETPLSVDREPMRGDPPRLGAPPEAAGALARAGLDVLSVANNHAWDQRDTGMVHTLEVLRREGIAPVGAAADEEEAAGPVIVERDGVRVAFVAFTVILQGHPGTRRPAVRIATWDERRARRVLERARADADVVVASMHWGLAYRHEDRSEQRSRAAFLVEHGADVVLGHGPHVLQRAERVASPRGEAFVAYSLGNLVSNQGYHFRQGRRDRSVQLPLREPATRDGVWLRVALDVMEDGRVSVSAAEAVPLWTANNWWDEERRRVDQPDIRVIPLSSAGDEALTDERRRAIGRVLGDAVHLLP
- a CDS encoding peroxiredoxin-like family protein, producing MNTKPMPDGPAPSLELQLTDGTTWSLDAQRPESFTMIVMYRGKHCPVCEKYLKTAQTLADRYEELGVSLVAVSMDDLERAKDSKEEWGIDRFPVAYGMSEATALAWGLYLSDSIKEEEPRRFSEPGLFLVRPDGTLHYAAINSMPFGRPDLEDMADAIEFVLEKKYPARGRVAA